One Candidatus Chromulinivoraceae bacterium DNA window includes the following coding sequences:
- a CDS encoding DUF4082 domain-containing protein gives MARLLNSTRFKSPSTATANFSVTIPATTAGSTLVCVAGGGAIVTAKLGTTAFTKRTTSLNTREVAAQDIVDSAGGTTAVAISLNGAENVDGMIYEFASGSLGSFIAGATEGGVGGNTSIDTNGRAKTGTITTTNSAVVFAMFTVGDSSIAVSQHQWWGFEPLGKQYANEGINTDPSKSIYWSMIAVSDQSSATTLQAQSASIQLGSIHQSVVWAYQDLSGGVATYSNPYPNAIAAENSLPGTYYNKWLSAPTDALNAQISGYTGSLSYNPGDTVDFKVYSNNIGFNVEIVRIGHYGYFPFGARAQATISGSPVVQPVPTINSYGGTVCAWTTNATWAIPAAATPGIYSYTLRRTDNSAYQMMGTFVVKSPVPSTKSQTIMMTTADFTWQAYNPWGGVTDTGNGYSGYSGRYLYGTAPSPTTANRGFAVSYDRPLGTIGANSETFFWDSEGGAVSFLEANGYDVAYYTMVDIDKDTSIPSKFATAISQGHSEYWSANVRDAYESARDAGTNLMFITSNTSLWHVRFDPADTSRRTMICYKDSHDTTGYDNTTKYDPISYTGTWRDSRTIVGGVNNTNRRPETGMTGQWFVGNGTFSERIAVPNDYSSLPIWRNTSVSTGSTITPHGSSTVALSTAGTAITVTTPASTQVGDLILMTIAFNGDPGGFSSNGFRVVFQQSTGLTNISTVLIQVYASQAGAAAYVFNWTRSVMACATCIAYGGAVWEETNKTIAADASGGAAHATLAIRTEGSDRWAICVFADVDATGTQKTTSWTAGAGLTSRVEVDTSTAASGPWVSLVAMDTNGAVTLGSHTYSATAQFANPHAAVGMMYISPGTVLFPGAIGAEWDYVKVDEPTTPKNMVMLNRQATQIRAQRADYYGNSYNADGTLFYGMTLYQAPSGALVFNTGTWRFPWGLSRYRAGNLDINGPVDVVMQQAFINVLGDFGHQPTTLLGTTANLAAPALVGPGTVQSPSAYGLPATVPVDYKTIYTSTLVPTSTIANDSTDYTLGTLFTSSSDGKIYGARWYFPDILPTHPVIATLYSWTSDTTGTALASATFSNPQTGWSQVLFTTPISITANTKYVICVWTIDYYASTSGLFASSSVTDGDLTAPQTTSSVHNGKYQAGTGSSTYPTQSFNGGGYFADVLYIGDGTVQFEGWGIPT, from the coding sequence ATGGCTCGACTTTTAAACTCGACCCGTTTTAAGAGCCCGAGCACGGCAACGGCTAATTTTAGCGTTACGATTCCTGCTACAACTGCCGGTTCAACACTTGTGTGCGTTGCGGGTGGCGGTGCGATTGTAACGGCAAAATTAGGTACGACGGCATTCACGAAACGAACGACATCGCTTAATACTCGCGAAGTGGCTGCACAGGACATTGTTGATTCGGCTGGTGGAACGACGGCCGTAGCGATATCGCTCAATGGCGCAGAAAATGTTGATGGGATGATTTATGAGTTTGCCTCAGGTTCGCTTGGCAGTTTTATAGCTGGTGCGACGGAAGGTGGAGTGGGCGGTAACACGAGCATTGATACTAATGGTCGTGCAAAAACGGGGACAATTACTACGACCAATTCAGCAGTGGTTTTTGCTATGTTTACCGTTGGCGATAGCTCAATCGCCGTATCACAGCACCAATGGTGGGGATTTGAACCACTGGGTAAACAATATGCTAATGAAGGCATTAATACGGATCCATCGAAAAGTATTTATTGGTCGATGATTGCTGTCTCGGATCAGTCTAGTGCTACTACATTGCAGGCTCAGAGTGCTAGTATCCAGCTTGGTTCTATACACCAGTCAGTTGTTTGGGCGTATCAAGATTTGTCTGGTGGCGTTGCTACGTACTCTAATCCCTACCCGAATGCGATTGCCGCGGAGAACTCCTTGCCAGGCACATACTATAATAAATGGCTCTCTGCTCCAACTGATGCTCTCAATGCTCAAATTAGCGGCTACACTGGAAGCCTGTCGTATAATCCTGGTGACACAGTTGACTTTAAAGTTTACTCCAACAATATTGGATTCAACGTAGAGATTGTGCGCATTGGCCATTATGGCTATTTTCCGTTTGGTGCACGAGCCCAAGCTACGATCTCGGGTAGTCCTGTGGTGCAGCCAGTGCCTACGATCAATTCGTATGGTGGAACCGTATGTGCATGGACGACAAATGCTACCTGGGCAATTCCAGCGGCTGCGACGCCAGGAATTTATTCGTATACATTAAGACGAACGGATAACTCTGCGTATCAAATGATGGGCACTTTTGTGGTCAAATCCCCTGTCCCATCAACAAAATCGCAAACTATCATGATGACAACAGCAGATTTCACCTGGCAGGCATATAACCCCTGGGGAGGAGTAACCGATACGGGTAATGGTTATTCTGGCTATAGCGGACGATACCTGTACGGTACGGCACCGAGTCCTACGACAGCTAACAGAGGGTTTGCTGTTTCCTATGATAGACCTCTTGGAACAATAGGCGCTAATTCAGAAACATTTTTTTGGGATTCTGAAGGTGGAGCGGTGAGCTTTTTGGAGGCGAACGGTTACGACGTTGCGTACTATACGATGGTTGATATCGACAAAGATACCTCGATACCGTCGAAGTTTGCAACAGCCATTTCGCAGGGACATAGTGAGTACTGGTCTGCTAATGTACGCGATGCCTACGAGAGTGCTCGCGATGCTGGCACTAATCTGATGTTTATTACTTCGAACACTTCTCTTTGGCATGTGCGATTTGATCCTGCCGACACGAGTCGACGTACTATGATTTGCTATAAAGACTCACATGATACCACTGGTTATGATAATACTACTAAGTATGACCCGATAAGCTATACCGGTACCTGGCGTGATTCACGTACGATTGTCGGCGGTGTTAATAATACCAATCGACGACCGGAGACCGGCATGACAGGTCAATGGTTTGTTGGTAACGGAACCTTTAGTGAGCGCATTGCCGTTCCGAACGACTACAGCAGTCTTCCGATTTGGCGCAATACATCTGTTTCGACGGGTAGTACGATTACGCCTCACGGCTCATCAACGGTCGCTCTGTCGACTGCCGGCACGGCGATTACCGTTACCACGCCGGCGTCCACGCAAGTAGGAGATCTCATTCTAATGACCATCGCTTTTAATGGCGACCCGGGTGGTTTTAGCTCAAATGGTTTCCGTGTTGTCTTTCAACAATCTACTGGTTTGACAAATATTTCGACTGTTCTTATTCAGGTGTACGCATCTCAGGCTGGTGCCGCTGCCTACGTTTTTAACTGGACCAGGTCGGTGATGGCCTGTGCGACTTGTATTGCCTACGGAGGCGCTGTATGGGAAGAGACGAATAAGACGATTGCTGCAGATGCGAGTGGTGGTGCGGCTCATGCAACACTTGCGATTCGAACTGAAGGTAGCGACCGGTGGGCGATTTGTGTGTTTGCTGATGTAGATGCAACGGGCACCCAGAAAACAACTAGCTGGACAGCCGGTGCAGGGCTAACGTCTCGTGTCGAGGTTGACACCTCAACTGCAGCATCTGGACCGTGGGTGTCGCTTGTGGCTATGGATACCAATGGTGCCGTTACGCTAGGAAGTCATACCTATTCGGCAACTGCTCAATTTGCCAACCCACATGCTGCAGTGGGAATGATGTATATATCACCGGGAACAGTCCTCTTTCCAGGTGCGATAGGTGCTGAGTGGGACTATGTAAAAGTCGACGAACCAACTACGCCAAAAAACATGGTGATGTTAAATCGTCAGGCAACGCAAATTCGTGCGCAGCGCGCCGACTATTATGGTAATAGCTACAATGCAGATGGAACGCTATTCTATGGCATGACGCTTTACCAAGCACCATCTGGTGCGTTGGTCTTTAACACGGGCACGTGGCGTTTTCCATGGGGACTGAGCAGATACCGTGCGGGTAACCTGGATATTAATGGTCCGGTCGACGTTGTGATGCAGCAAGCATTTATTAACGTGTTGGGTGATTTTGGACACCAGCCGACAACATTACTAGGTACGACGGCCAATCTTGCAGCTCCTGCTCTCGTAGGACCGGGGACAGTACAATCACCTTCGGCATACGGTCTTCCCGCCACCGTTCCTGTCGACTATAAAACTATTTATACATCGACACTTGTTCCAACTTCTACGATTGCCAATGATAGTACTGACTATACCCTTGGTACGCTCTTCACGTCATCGAGCGACGGTAAGATCTATGGTGCACGGTGGTATTTCCCTGATATTCTTCCTACACATCCTGTTATTGCAACGTTATATAGCTGGACTTCAGATACAACAGGCACGGCTCTCGCTTCAGCTACTTTTAGCAATCCTCAAACAGGTTGGAGCCAGGTTCTCTTTACGACGCCCATCTCGATTACTGCTAATACGAAATACGTTATTTGTGTATGGACGATTGATTACTATGCATCAACCTCAGGATTATTTGCATCAAGTAGTGTTACCGACGGTGACCTAACGGCGCCGCAGACTACCTCGAGTGTGCATAACGGTAAATACCAAGCGGGTACGGGTAGTTCGACCTACCCTACCCAGAGCTTTAACGGTGGAGGTTATTTCGCGGACGTGCTGTATATAGGTGATGGCACAGTTCAGTTTGAAGGTTGGGGTATTCCGACTTAG
- a CDS encoding TetR family transcriptional regulator, which produces MSESRHAMKIRVGLREQKRRHLLDTVHKKAVVLSIKHGYDLVTVEQIAVAAMISRSTFFRHFATKEAAVLYNSLGPDLMSSFRNQSSNITTIQALRNTFNEVFSGSTISAVESKLHRQRMILIRTVPKLRMAMIDQISMSTDMLASLIAEHAKRTADDPAVRTLASALMGVTIGILIDSEDNDESYLDRIDEALKQLETGFLI; this is translated from the coding sequence ATGAGCGAATCACGGCATGCTATGAAGATTCGCGTAGGATTGCGAGAGCAAAAGAGACGACACCTGTTAGACACTGTGCATAAAAAGGCCGTGGTATTATCCATCAAACATGGTTACGACCTTGTAACAGTTGAGCAGATCGCGGTGGCGGCAATGATTTCGCGCAGCACTTTTTTTAGACACTTTGCAACAAAGGAGGCGGCCGTGCTGTATAACAGCCTTGGTCCTGACCTTATGAGCAGTTTTCGTAATCAGTCTTCGAATATTACAACTATTCAGGCATTGCGAAATACATTCAACGAAGTATTCTCAGGATCAACAATAAGCGCCGTAGAAAGCAAATTACATAGACAACGTATGATCTTAATTCGTACCGTTCCAAAGTTAAGAATGGCCATGATTGATCAGATATCCATGAGCACCGACATGCTTGCTAGCTTAATCGCTGAACACGCCAAACGAACGGCAGATGATCCCGCTGTTCGTACACTCGCGAGTGCGCTCATGGGAGTGACGATCGGTATCTTAATTGACAGTGAGGATAACGATGAAAGTTACCTCGACAGAATCGACGAAGCTCTAAAACAATTAGAGACGGGGTTCTTGATTTAG
- a CDS encoding excinuclease ABC subunit UvrA, whose amino-acid sequence MQEYIEIRGARENNLKDVSLKIPKRKITIFTGVSGSGKSSIVFDTIAAESQRLLNENFSMFVRNFLPRISQPEADEIKNLSMAVIVDQKPLGGGSHSTVGTVTDIATALRLMFSRFGKPYVGYANAFSFNDPAGMCPNCNGVGQKLGIDMDAAFDMDKSINEGALRLPDYTSTNSWQLRIVQHSGLFDPDKKLKDFSQKELDALYHSGLVKVDLGAGMKLNFEGVVDKFVRKYITQFDFRTMSERTQKNVSPFITMGICELCHGARLNQKALACKIEGYNIADFSAIQVDKLLGVVQKLDRQENHALVKTVEERLSNLVEIGLGYLSLDRTTDTLSGGESQRVKLVKHLNGSLVDVMYIFDEPSIGLHPRDVHRLNELLCKLRDQGNTVIVVEHDPDVIKAADHIVDVGPLAGTKGGEVVFEGTYAELLKAKTLTGEHLKDQVPIKPEFRKSNGKLTVKNATAHNLQNVTVDIPTGVFTVVTGVSGSGKSSLIHDEFLKQHPLAIVVNQTPVGTSNRSNPATYIGIMDVIRKAFADTNKVDAGLFSFNSKGACDNCKGAGFLTQNLGFLDDAKTPCDVCGGKRFKDEVLAYKYNGKSITDVLDLTMSDANEFFDLPEVAAKLQALNDVGLEYLTLGQPLSTLSGGECQRIKLASELHKKGSVYVLDEPTTGLHISDIARLHKLIDRLVGEGNTVITIEHNVEVIRQADWIIDLGPDGGDKGGKIMFEGTPTELQKSKTALIAQYI is encoded by the coding sequence ATGCAAGAATATATTGAAATTCGCGGTGCCCGCGAGAACAACCTAAAGGACGTCAGTCTTAAGATTCCAAAACGCAAGATAACTATTTTTACAGGCGTATCGGGCTCGGGAAAATCAAGCATTGTGTTTGATACTATCGCCGCCGAATCGCAGCGGTTGCTAAACGAGAACTTTAGTATGTTTGTTCGTAACTTCTTACCTCGTATCAGCCAGCCTGAGGCTGATGAGATTAAAAACTTGAGCATGGCTGTGATTGTGGATCAAAAGCCGCTCGGTGGTGGTTCACACTCGACCGTCGGTACGGTAACCGATATTGCGACGGCCTTGCGACTGATGTTTTCTCGGTTCGGTAAGCCATATGTAGGGTATGCAAACGCCTTCTCTTTTAATGATCCCGCCGGCATGTGTCCTAACTGTAACGGGGTAGGCCAAAAACTGGGTATCGATATGGATGCGGCATTTGATATGGATAAATCAATTAACGAAGGGGCCCTACGCCTCCCCGACTATACTAGTACCAATAGTTGGCAGCTAAGGATTGTTCAGCATTCAGGTCTATTTGACCCGGATAAGAAACTTAAAGATTTTAGTCAAAAAGAACTTGATGCACTTTATCACTCGGGGTTAGTTAAAGTTGATCTGGGCGCCGGTATGAAGCTCAATTTTGAGGGTGTAGTCGATAAGTTCGTACGCAAATACATCACGCAGTTCGATTTTAGAACGATGTCAGAGCGCACGCAGAAAAACGTCAGTCCATTTATTACTATGGGTATATGTGAGCTGTGTCATGGTGCTCGATTGAACCAAAAGGCGCTAGCTTGCAAGATCGAGGGTTATAATATTGCTGATTTCAGCGCGATACAGGTTGATAAACTGCTTGGCGTTGTTCAAAAACTTGATCGTCAAGAGAATCATGCGCTCGTAAAGACAGTTGAAGAACGGTTATCTAACTTAGTAGAGATTGGACTCGGATATCTTAGTCTAGATCGGACAACTGACACGCTCTCTGGTGGTGAATCGCAGCGTGTTAAGTTGGTAAAACATCTTAACGGTAGCCTAGTTGATGTAATGTATATCTTTGACGAGCCAAGCATCGGTCTGCATCCGCGAGATGTTCACCGCTTAAATGAGTTGTTATGCAAACTACGCGATCAAGGTAATACAGTTATCGTCGTAGAACATGATCCAGATGTTATCAAAGCCGCTGATCATATTGTGGATGTTGGTCCCCTTGCCGGCACAAAGGGCGGCGAGGTGGTTTTTGAGGGTACTTATGCAGAGTTGTTAAAAGCGAAAACGCTTACAGGCGAACACCTCAAAGACCAAGTACCTATTAAACCGGAGTTTCGCAAATCTAATGGTAAACTGACGGTGAAGAACGCGACCGCACATAATCTGCAGAATGTTACGGTTGATATTCCGACAGGTGTCTTTACGGTGGTTACTGGTGTATCGGGATCAGGTAAGAGCTCACTGATTCATGATGAATTTTTAAAGCAACATCCGCTTGCAATTGTCGTTAACCAAACGCCGGTTGGTACTTCTAACCGCTCTAACCCGGCCACTTATATAGGAATCATGGACGTGATTCGCAAAGCTTTTGCCGATACTAACAAAGTAGATGCTGGACTCTTTAGCTTTAACTCCAAAGGTGCCTGCGATAACTGTAAAGGTGCTGGATTTTTGACTCAAAACCTAGGCTTCCTGGATGATGCTAAGACACCGTGTGATGTATGTGGCGGTAAACGGTTTAAGGATGAAGTACTTGCCTACAAATATAATGGCAAGTCGATTACCGATGTACTTGATTTAACAATGAGTGACGCGAATGAATTCTTTGACTTGCCTGAAGTTGCAGCTAAATTGCAAGCGCTTAACGATGTTGGCCTAGAATACCTAACGCTTGGTCAGCCGCTCAGTACCCTCTCAGGTGGTGAATGTCAGCGCATAAAACTTGCCAGCGAACTGCATAAAAAAGGTAGCGTGTATGTGCTTGATGAACCTACGACTGGGTTGCATATTTCTGATATTGCTCGCCTCCATAAACTCATCGATCGGCTGGTTGGTGAAGGAAATACGGTCATCACAATTGAGCATAATGTTGAGGTGATTCGCCAGGCAGATTGGATTATCGATCTTGGCCCTGATGGTGGTGACAAGGGTGGCAAAATTATGTTTGAAGGTACGCCGACGGAGCTACAGAAAAGCAAGACAGCCCTTATCGCTCAGTACATCTAA